A single genomic interval of Vibrio maritimus harbors:
- a CDS encoding alpha/beta hydrolase: MIKGLIKLLALLSLTVSAANPSTNQYQSEVFFVGGNYKKVNGSTLFTGQMFVEKWTPEKVTQPLPIVLIHGAGQSAVNWMTTPDGRKGWAHYFINQGYVVYMVDQPARSRSAWHPATNGDLRIFSAEVIEKKFTASAQFEGQWPQAGLHTQWPGSGRQGDPVFDQYYSSIVESLKSHVESSELVSAAGVALLDKIGPAILLTHSQSGPFGWLIADKRPNLVKAIVTIEPSGPPIKNKAGKSSLPWGVSVIPVTYEPAIAMPEELVVAQQPIADSKTLVRCWEQQEPARQLVNLKGIPVLFMVSESSYHAEYDHCTSNWLTQAGVNNDFLRLEQQGIHGNGHMLMLEKNNMEIVKLINSWLLKKTAALN; the protein is encoded by the coding sequence ATGATTAAAGGACTTATCAAACTGTTAGCGCTATTATCGCTCACAGTCAGTGCAGCCAACCCGTCTACAAACCAGTATCAGAGCGAGGTATTTTTTGTTGGGGGCAACTATAAAAAGGTAAATGGCTCTACCTTATTTACCGGGCAAATGTTTGTAGAAAAGTGGACTCCAGAGAAAGTAACCCAGCCTCTGCCTATCGTTCTAATCCACGGTGCTGGTCAATCTGCCGTCAACTGGATGACAACACCAGACGGTAGAAAAGGTTGGGCACACTATTTCATTAACCAAGGATATGTTGTCTACATGGTTGATCAACCAGCGCGATCCCGCTCGGCCTGGCACCCTGCCACAAATGGTGATTTGAGAATCTTTAGCGCTGAGGTGATCGAGAAGAAGTTTACCGCATCGGCCCAGTTTGAAGGGCAATGGCCTCAAGCCGGGTTACATACTCAATGGCCAGGTTCTGGACGACAGGGCGATCCGGTTTTTGATCAGTATTATTCAAGCATTGTCGAGTCTTTGAAATCACACGTTGAAAGCAGCGAGCTTGTTAGTGCTGCAGGAGTCGCTTTGCTCGATAAGATAGGTCCCGCCATCCTACTTACACACTCACAGTCAGGCCCCTTTGGATGGCTTATTGCTGACAAGCGCCCTAACCTAGTTAAAGCCATCGTCACTATCGAGCCTAGTGGCCCACCAATTAAAAACAAAGCAGGAAAATCAAGCTTGCCTTGGGGAGTGAGCGTTATACCAGTGACCTATGAACCAGCAATAGCTATGCCCGAAGAATTAGTCGTCGCTCAACAACCAATAGCAGACAGCAAAACCCTTGTTCGTTGTTGGGAACAGCAAGAACCTGCACGACAGCTTGTTAATCTCAAAGGAATACCGGTCTTGTTTATGGTGAGTGAGTCTTCATATCATGCCGAATATGACCACTGTACTTCGAACTGGCTAACACAAGCGGGAGTGAACAATGACTTCCTTCGACTTGAGCAACAAGGCATACACGGAAATGGTCATATGTTAATGCTAGAGAAAAACAATATGGAGATAGTAAAACTAATCAATAGCTGGTTATTGAAAAAGACCGCTGCGTTAAATTGA
- a CDS encoding universal stress protein, which translates to MSIRTILMPFATTQNAQERLAGALEVAKYFEAHLEVMHAQVGAGQLLPSENRLISRSLYQKIDQMVNEYIEESISESKEVFNRLCDDHRVKVSEPVLGETTALWHDIFRYRAEVVSEHGKVSDLIVIPKPSNGKTSVSFEAAIKHSARPVLLMPRKQSHFNPQTIMIAWNGDAAAARAVHASLPILKKAKEVVVVSSERSLVDKPDQYALAKYLEAHDVQVSNSVLDTNKRETPKALLDFAQTLPADLIIAGAFAHRNLSRLVFGGVTKKLLFNQTIPLLVMS; encoded by the coding sequence ATGTCGATAAGAACCATTTTAATGCCATTCGCCACAACTCAAAATGCTCAAGAGCGCCTCGCCGGCGCGCTTGAAGTGGCTAAGTATTTCGAAGCTCATTTAGAAGTCATGCACGCGCAAGTTGGCGCTGGGCAGCTACTGCCATCTGAGAATCGATTGATAAGCAGAAGCCTCTATCAAAAAATCGACCAAATGGTAAATGAGTACATTGAAGAGAGCATCTCTGAGTCTAAAGAAGTGTTTAACCGACTTTGTGACGATCACAGAGTCAAGGTTTCAGAGCCTGTTCTAGGTGAGACGACAGCGCTTTGGCACGATATTTTTCGCTATCGTGCTGAAGTTGTCAGCGAGCATGGCAAAGTCTCCGACTTAATCGTTATTCCTAAACCCAGTAACGGCAAAACAAGCGTTAGCTTTGAAGCGGCAATTAAACACAGCGCACGTCCAGTGCTGCTGATGCCGCGCAAACAATCTCATTTCAATCCACAGACCATCATGATTGCATGGAATGGCGATGCCGCAGCAGCGAGAGCCGTTCACGCATCTCTGCCAATTCTCAAAAAAGCTAAAGAAGTGGTGGTCGTGAGTAGTGAGCGCTCTTTAGTGGATAAGCCAGATCAATACGCCTTGGCTAAATACCTAGAGGCTCACGATGTGCAAGTGTCAAACTCTGTACTTGATACTAATAAAAGGGAAACACCAAAAGCCCTACTCGACTTTGCACAAACATTACCCGCTGATCTCATCATTGCTGGCGCATTCGCACACCGCAATTTAAGCAGATTAGTATTTGGTGGCGTTACCAAGAAGCTGCTTTTTAACCAGACTATCCCATTACTTGTGATGAGTTAA
- a CDS encoding tripartite tricarboxylate transporter permease yields MLDELFVALGTILSVQHMAFMLGGVVLGLAIGIFPGLGGIAGLSLLLPFLYGMDPISALAMLIGLVAVIPTSDTFTSVLMGIPGSSGSQATVLDGFPMAKKGQAARALSAAFTSSLFGGLFGAVILTGFVLVARPVILAFGSAELFMLTLLGLTMVGALAGKSLIKGLTACGLGVLLGSVGSAPATGEYRMTFDNFYLMDGLPLVVVGLGIFALPEIIDLLRQNKPIASASQLGSGWLSGIKDFFKNKWLAMRCSIIGCVVGALPGLGGSVVDWIAYGHAVQTTKKDADFGHGDVRGVIAPESSNNAKEGGGLVPTLLFGIPGSGGMAVFLGGMVLVGLEPGPAMVSTDLDVTYTIVWSLAIANLFGAAACMFISPWVAKLTTIRYTLLAPFMVMVICFAAYQATRDLGDLVSLLAISVLGVLMKRFDWPRPAFLIGFVLASGMETYLYQAVQFDGVGFLLRPGVMIIGAITLLSLFFMIRSNAKKKAADEPKPIVSAQPHVRRPQQLFAIAVNLVFAYAIYDGYQQSFLGGIFTIVIASFMWLLSAIITYRLFTDSEFNPIYFDNEYEQGYAYDTDTTSLWHYLYWLAALIIGCYFVGYVIAITVFFCVFLVNKAGVSLVRAVSMTAAASGFLLGLTHLMVLDLPIGLLQENVDLPWPIG; encoded by the coding sequence ATGCTTGATGAACTCTTTGTCGCACTAGGCACCATACTCAGTGTTCAGCATATGGCATTTATGCTGGGCGGCGTCGTACTAGGTCTTGCCATCGGGATTTTCCCCGGTCTTGGTGGGATAGCCGGCTTATCACTGCTTCTCCCATTTCTGTATGGGATGGACCCCATTTCCGCTCTGGCAATGCTTATCGGTCTCGTTGCCGTTATCCCTACTTCGGATACCTTTACTTCCGTCCTTATGGGGATTCCTGGCTCGAGTGGCTCTCAGGCAACCGTGCTAGACGGGTTTCCAATGGCCAAAAAAGGTCAAGCAGCTCGCGCCCTTTCCGCCGCGTTTACCTCCTCTCTCTTTGGTGGCTTGTTCGGCGCGGTTATCTTAACCGGATTTGTGCTAGTAGCTCGCCCAGTCATTCTCGCTTTTGGCTCAGCCGAACTGTTTATGCTGACACTGCTTGGCTTAACTATGGTAGGTGCTCTAGCCGGAAAGAGCCTAATTAAGGGTCTTACTGCCTGCGGGCTCGGTGTCTTGCTCGGCAGTGTCGGCAGTGCACCGGCGACGGGTGAGTATCGAATGACGTTTGATAACTTCTATTTGATGGATGGTTTGCCTCTGGTCGTTGTTGGTTTGGGTATTTTTGCGTTACCAGAAATCATCGACCTGCTGCGTCAAAACAAACCTATCGCAAGTGCAAGTCAACTCGGTAGCGGCTGGCTAAGTGGCATCAAGGACTTTTTTAAAAACAAATGGTTAGCGATGCGATGCAGTATCATAGGCTGCGTGGTTGGCGCACTTCCTGGCTTAGGCGGGAGTGTTGTTGACTGGATCGCTTACGGCCACGCCGTTCAAACTACCAAGAAAGACGCTGATTTTGGACATGGTGATGTCCGAGGCGTTATTGCTCCTGAGTCCTCAAACAACGCCAAAGAAGGCGGTGGCCTTGTGCCAACACTGCTATTCGGGATCCCAGGTTCTGGCGGAATGGCGGTATTCCTTGGCGGTATGGTATTAGTGGGCTTGGAGCCAGGCCCGGCGATGGTGAGTACAGACCTAGATGTCACCTACACCATTGTGTGGTCACTGGCGATTGCTAACCTATTTGGCGCGGCAGCGTGTATGTTTATCTCCCCTTGGGTCGCTAAACTCACCACGATTCGCTACACCCTTCTCGCTCCGTTTATGGTGATGGTGATCTGTTTTGCGGCTTACCAAGCAACTCGCGATCTAGGTGACCTAGTTTCACTCTTGGCGATCAGCGTTCTTGGTGTCCTCATGAAACGATTCGACTGGCCACGCCCAGCATTTCTTATCGGCTTCGTATTGGCTAGCGGCATGGAAACCTATCTCTACCAAGCTGTGCAGTTTGATGGTGTTGGCTTCCTGCTCCGTCCAGGTGTCATGATCATTGGTGCGATTACACTATTATCTCTGTTCTTTATGATTCGTTCGAATGCTAAAAAGAAAGCGGCAGATGAGCCTAAGCCAATTGTGAGCGCGCAGCCCCATGTCCGTCGTCCACAACAACTGTTCGCTATCGCGGTTAACCTTGTTTTCGCTTACGCAATTTACGACGGTTACCAGCAAAGCTTCTTAGGCGGGATCTTTACTATCGTCATTGCGAGCTTTATGTGGCTACTCTCAGCCATCATCACCTATCGCTTGTTTACCGACTCTGAGTTCAATCCCATTTACTTCGACAATGAATACGAACAAGGGTATGCCTATGACACCGATACAACCAGCCTGTGGCACTACCTCTACTGGCTTGCCGCTCTAATTATCGGTTGCTACTTCGTAGGTTATGTCATCGCAATTACTGTGTTCTTCTGTGTGTTCTTAGTCAATAAAGCGGGCGTGTCTTTGGTACGTGCAGTGTCAATGACAGCTGCGGCATCAGGCTTCCTTCTTGGGTTAACGCACTTGATGGTGCTCGACTTACCAATCGGCCTTCTTCAAGAGAATGTCGATTTACCGTGGCCTATTGGATAA
- a CDS encoding Bug family tripartite tricarboxylate transporter substrate binding protein encodes MLNMTSLNTIKGMTGRRFLQTLLIAAFGISAIPSNTHAKDVSFSGERVELFMPYKEGGGTDTWGRFYAPYLSEALPGQPVVVVKNIPGGGSTKGANQFARRGKANGLNIFASSASTQFPYLLKDRRVKYDYNDWRVILASPTGGVVYVSPSTGINSVDDLIAKRDEIKFKYGSQGATSLDLVPILAMDLLGMDVQPTFGMKGRGAGRLAFERGEVNIDYQTSSAYIKKVTPLVEEGKAIPLFSFGVLNEEGKLERDPNFPDLPHFSEVYGQLYPDQDPSQGYQAWRSFFVAGFAAQKMIFVPKDTPDELVQAWRQAATEAISSPKFSEESVQVLGEYPQLTGVQAEKALEAALSLEERNLKWVRNWLTENYNTKF; translated from the coding sequence ATGCTTAACATGACATCTCTCAACACAATCAAAGGAATGACTGGTCGTCGTTTTCTTCAAACCCTGTTAATTGCAGCGTTTGGTATTTCTGCCATTCCCTCAAACACTCATGCAAAAGACGTTTCATTCTCGGGAGAGCGCGTCGAGCTCTTCATGCCATATAAAGAAGGTGGCGGTACCGACACTTGGGGTCGATTCTACGCACCTTACCTCAGCGAAGCGCTACCTGGCCAACCTGTGGTCGTAGTCAAAAATATCCCAGGCGGAGGCTCAACGAAGGGTGCAAACCAATTTGCTCGCCGTGGCAAAGCCAATGGTTTAAACATCTTTGCAAGCTCAGCATCAACTCAGTTCCCGTACCTACTTAAAGACCGCCGCGTTAAATACGATTATAACGACTGGCGTGTCATCCTTGCCTCACCAACTGGCGGTGTGGTTTATGTCTCACCATCGACTGGCATCAATAGTGTTGACGATCTAATCGCCAAACGTGATGAGATTAAGTTCAAATACGGAAGCCAAGGTGCAACCTCTCTCGATCTTGTGCCTATTCTAGCGATGGATCTTCTAGGTATGGATGTGCAGCCAACGTTTGGTATGAAAGGGCGTGGCGCTGGTCGTTTAGCTTTTGAGCGTGGAGAGGTCAACATCGACTATCAAACCAGTTCTGCCTACATCAAAAAGGTCACACCGCTGGTTGAAGAAGGTAAGGCAATTCCACTATTTAGCTTCGGCGTCCTCAATGAAGAAGGCAAACTTGAACGCGATCCAAACTTCCCTGATCTTCCACACTTTAGCGAAGTATACGGGCAGCTCTACCCTGACCAAGACCCAAGTCAAGGTTACCAAGCATGGCGTTCATTCTTTGTCGCTGGTTTCGCGGCTCAGAAGATGATTTTTGTACCGAAGGACACTCCAGATGAGCTTGTACAAGCATGGCGTCAAGCCGCGACGGAAGCAATCAGCTCACCTAAGTTCTCTGAAGAGTCTGTACAAGTGCTTGGCGAATACCCACAGCTTACTGGCGTTCAAGCTGAAAAGGCACTTGAAGCCGCACTATCTCTAGAAGAGCGCAACCTCAAGTGGGTACGCAACTGGCTCACTGAAAACTATAACACCAAGTTTTAA
- a CDS encoding 4-oxalomesaconate tautomerase, whose amino-acid sequence MSSQSQISCMLIRGGTSKGAYFRGEDLPNDVHERDEVLLRVMGSGDISQINGIGGGTTLTSKVAIVSKSTEPDIDLEYLFAQVGVEERVVDTKPSCGNILSGILAFAGENNLVSLKSPTTTLRVKNTNTNTIIEVSGETPEGKLQYEGDMSIDGVPGTGSPIMLNFLDVGGSKTGKLFPTGKKSDIIDGMEVTCIDAAVPMLHIAAESVGVTGYETKQELDSNQAMLERVEHVRRIAGELMGLGDVSNSVVPKVSLLTSPKAGGNISSRYFVPHNCHASHAVTGAIAVAAACSIPGTVASRLASSLTDDTITIEHPSGRIDVKLQVEEGELEPNLKQAALVRTARPLFKGQVYPAR is encoded by the coding sequence ATGTCGAGTCAAAGTCAAATTTCATGCATGTTAATACGCGGTGGTACCTCTAAAGGTGCGTATTTTCGAGGAGAAGATCTACCAAACGATGTCCATGAGCGTGATGAAGTTTTGTTGCGCGTAATGGGCTCTGGCGATATCAGCCAGATTAATGGCATTGGTGGTGGTACGACACTGACCAGTAAGGTCGCCATCGTGTCTAAATCCACAGAGCCAGATATCGACCTAGAGTACTTGTTTGCTCAAGTCGGTGTTGAAGAACGAGTTGTCGATACTAAGCCATCGTGTGGCAATATTCTTTCAGGCATTCTGGCTTTTGCTGGCGAGAATAACCTCGTCTCTCTAAAGTCCCCCACTACCACACTGCGCGTTAAAAATACCAATACTAATACGATCATCGAAGTGTCTGGGGAAACACCCGAAGGTAAGCTCCAATACGAAGGTGACATGTCCATCGACGGCGTCCCAGGAACCGGCTCTCCTATTATGCTTAACTTTCTGGATGTGGGAGGGTCCAAAACGGGAAAACTATTCCCAACTGGAAAAAAGTCCGACATCATCGACGGCATGGAAGTCACATGCATCGATGCTGCCGTTCCTATGCTACATATAGCCGCTGAGTCTGTTGGCGTCACTGGCTACGAAACAAAACAAGAACTCGACAGCAATCAGGCGATGTTGGAACGAGTCGAACACGTAAGGCGAATCGCAGGCGAGCTGATGGGACTTGGAGATGTCTCAAACAGTGTCGTACCTAAAGTTTCGTTGCTTACTTCTCCAAAAGCGGGTGGGAACATAAGCTCTCGTTACTTTGTCCCCCACAATTGTCATGCCAGTCATGCCGTCACCGGAGCCATCGCTGTGGCAGCAGCATGTTCAATCCCTGGCACGGTGGCAAGTCGCTTAGCGTCCAGTTTGACTGATGACACGATAACGATAGAACACCCCAGCGGTCGCATCGACGTCAAGCTACAAGTCGAAGAAGGAGAGCTTGAACCCAACTTAAAGCAGGCCGCTTTGGTACGAACTGCCCGACCACTGTTTAAAGGCCAAGTTTACCCCGCAAGGTAG
- a CDS encoding ABC transporter substrate-binding protein: MNNLTRLLTLLSLAITSNGYAALTLEQDTLHPVTLKVHAAAYLSEMQPLIDDFERRNPDILIDYKAVSSNRLTQQIRDPATPPPDVTISSVMDQQIRLVNDGYALRTPYTDKSVLPSWTHWREELYGFSYEPAVIVFNRAFLDGKRTPTNRVELIHFIRRHSNELQAKIGLFDIRKVGMGYLLWSFERAQATNYGQFLELFNSHDALTFNSSAAMLEAVNRGDINMAYNVIGSYAKSFEEDNDGIVVVAATDYTPVIIRSAFVNKTTETPIHAQRFLNYLLSYQGQKVMAEQTNMPPIRLDVESEKTAHVMRNRLAEQLKPLPLDVSLLVISDQSKKQIVISEWENALKDYE; encoded by the coding sequence ATGAATAACTTAACTAGACTCTTAACCTTATTATCTTTGGCTATTACTTCCAATGGATACGCTGCACTGACGTTGGAGCAAGACACACTGCACCCAGTCACTTTAAAGGTTCATGCCGCAGCCTATCTCTCGGAGATGCAGCCGCTAATCGATGATTTTGAGCGTCGCAATCCCGACATTCTTATTGACTATAAAGCAGTAAGCAGCAATCGACTTACCCAACAAATTCGAGACCCCGCTACCCCGCCGCCAGACGTTACTATCAGTTCAGTCATGGATCAGCAAATCCGTCTAGTTAATGATGGTTATGCACTGCGAACGCCCTATACCGATAAAAGCGTACTCCCTTCTTGGACCCATTGGCGAGAAGAGCTTTACGGCTTTAGTTATGAGCCAGCGGTGATTGTCTTCAATCGTGCTTTCCTCGACGGTAAACGCACGCCAACCAACCGTGTTGAGCTGATTCATTTTATTCGGCGCCATAGCAACGAACTGCAAGCAAAAATCGGTTTGTTTGATATTCGGAAAGTGGGCATGGGTTATCTACTTTGGTCATTTGAGCGCGCCCAAGCCACTAATTACGGTCAATTTTTAGAGCTGTTTAACTCCCATGATGCGCTGACGTTCAATAGCTCAGCAGCCATGCTTGAAGCCGTCAATCGGGGCGATATTAATATGGCCTACAATGTCATCGGCTCTTATGCTAAGTCCTTTGAAGAGGATAACGATGGCATCGTGGTAGTCGCTGCTACCGACTACACCCCGGTAATTATTCGAAGTGCCTTTGTAAACAAGACAACAGAAACGCCGATCCATGCGCAACGCTTTTTAAACTATCTCCTTTCTTATCAAGGGCAAAAAGTGATGGCAGAGCAAACTAACATGCCGCCAATTCGCTTGGATGTAGAAAGCGAAAAGACTGCCCACGTAATGAGAAACCGACTTGCCGAACAGCTAAAGCCTCTGCCTCTCGATGTCAGTTTGTTAGTCATTTCAGACCAAAGCAAAAAACAGATCGTCATTTCCGAATGGGAAAATGCATTAAAAGACTACGAATAG